GGATATCCTTCCAGCAAATCCTTCAAGTATTAGGCGAACGCGTGTCTGCATGAGTTGAGAGAATTTCATTTAACATTTTACTGTAGATGAATTCAACTCCCGTTCCGATCCATTTTCTCTCATACCCGTAATCCCTCAAATCCAGGTAAGATATCTGAGTGGCGCTGAATGGGTTGATATCGTATGATGTTAGTAGTGAATGCTAGATTCACTGCAAGGAAAATCAGGTCAGGACGGATATATCTCGGATGCTTTCAGAATTCTAACAACCTGATATCAAGTTAATTATACGGGTAGACTATGACAACGATCTTGGATCCAGAGTTTACGGTACGCAACTGACTCGATGAATTGACAGACACTGCTAGATCGGTAGTAGTTCCAAGACGGGACTACACCTGAGAAAACCGAAGACTCGGAAAAAATAAGTTCTTGTGTCATGAGGTCCTGTCGCGTAAGAAGTTCCGCTTTGTTGTGGAAGATGCTCCACTTAAGATGATGGTGGAATGAAAATAGTCTATCTAACCAAGCGGACGCGAGACTGTAGGCTCCGATCGAAAGTGGGTAGGACGAAATTCTCGGTCTTCTGGATGCTCGATTGAAAGAGGTCAAGGTCTGATATCGACCAATCGCTCCGTGAAGTGTTTTCCTTCTTGCAAGAGGTGTAGTATATACACGCCTCCAGTCCGAGGAATCGGAATCAAGCAACGGCTATCAGCTTCGCGCTGACTATAGAGCAGTTTTCCTGTGGCATCATAGAGGGAGATATCACCGAGAGAACGGTCATGCATATTCTGGATCAACAGGCCACCATTGACCCATTGATATTCATAGCCTTGATCTGCAGACTCACCATCCCACCATACGCTCACCAGTCCTTCATCGTGGATGGTCCCATCATAGTCATACTGGAAAAGGCGGTAGTAGTTCCAGCCATATTCAGGTTCTGGGTCGATGTGCCGGTATTCAAGTGGGGCACTGGAATTGCCATTGCCAGGGATGAAGGCGATCTCCTTCTCTATTTGGGATTCTGTGAATCTCCTCAAAGCAAATCCGGAGTTGTTTACTTCCGTTGCGGTACTCCATGTGAGTTCTATCCCTTCTTTGACTGCGTCACCTTCAAATGAGAGTAATTCTACAGGCAGTGGGGATGGGATACTGGCCACTGCCCAAGGACTGAGTTGGGTGACATTGGGGACGAAGACACTGATCGTATTGGCCGAGAAGGTCCCGCCAACCGAAGACTGACCAATAAGTGGTGGTCTCCAACTTCCACTGGCGATATTCTCATCATAGCGTTGAGCCACCAGACTGATAGGGCTATCATAGGGGCTGATAGGTAATTCGCTATCGGTGATACTCAAGGTCATATTTGCATCAAAGACAGAATTGGTGCTCGTAATGGACCAGAAACGGTCTGCTGTGGCATCTCGGTTATCAGGTAACAGTCCCGTAGTCGAATTAAGGTTATTGACCGCAGTAGGGGCACTCGGCCAAGGGAGGTTGTTGGCAGGAGTCCGATATGTGGCCATGGTCACAACACCGGCATTTCCGGAATTCAGGTCGAATTCTGTATAGATGGGGATGTCATCATCTGTTCCAAAAGGGAATGTCACCGGTAGGGAATACGAATTGATGCTTGCACTGATGGTCCCTTGATGCAATATGTCTTCACTGACGAAATAACTCTCTTCATTAGGCCCTAAGGTCAATGGGGGGTTTCTGAAGAGCACATCGTTCCCATTTAGATTCACCCTACAATAGAGCTCCATAGGACCATAGCCATCCACATCGGTATTCAGGTCGATCGTGCCAGGTCCATGGCAGAGCGTGATGTAGTTGAAATAAGTGTCGTTGGGTGTACCTGCACCGGCATTGTAATTGAACACTCGGAGTTGTGAGGGAATCTGCCCTCCAGGAGGGTTGATCAAGGTGCTGCTCCCTGTCCAAGTTGCTCCACCATCAAAGAGGGTGACAGTCACGTCAAAGGTGTTCGGTCCGGTCATCGATATGTCTACAGATAACCCTTCATCGGTATATGGGAGGGTAGTAGCACTTGGACCGCCCGATGCATTCACGGTATAGCTGGCATCTCCACCTAGAAAATAGAATTCCCAGAGATTCTCATCACTTGCATTCTGTAGGCCAAATCCTACCGTTCCTCCGGGGTCGATTCCTCCATTGTCCATTTGAATGGAGAAAGAAGATCCTGTAGACATGCTTTGGGTAAACGGAAGAACAGCGGATGCAGTATTTCCATTGTTGGCGTATACTGAGATGACATTATTTCCTAGATCCCCATCACCGGTGTTGTCTCCATCACCGTTGGTAGTAGAATCCCCGATAAAATGCCCGTTCTCATTCTCATCACCGCTCGTAACGTTGAGTTCCCAGTTGCCGAAGAATCCATTGTTCCCATCACCACGCTGCCAGTCATTCTCGTAGGTACGCGTATTGGTCACTTCGGTCCCGCAGTTCGATCCGAATATCACGTGGTCGAAAAGTTCGGTACCTCCACATGAAATTGTTGTATTTCCAGTAGCATTGTCGAAAAGGACTTCGACTCCCGGATCGGTGAATCCTCCTTCAAGATAATTAGTCCAACTGCCGCTGACTACTAAGTCCTGATTATTCGGGTTGAGTACGGCTGAGCCTCCTATGGTCAGATCTCCATGTACCACCAGATCTCCTGACGCGGGCAAGACGGATTTGAACCCACTACCCGTCACAATCAGGTTTTCATAGGAGAGTCCTTGAAGTACTGGTTGATTATTGGCCATGGAATACCGTATCGTGGAATTGGGCTGGAGGTCGAAAGAGTTATTGGTGAAACTGTTGTTCAACCAAGTCTGACCTCCCGCGCTCCTATCGGAAATCTCGATGAGGCTATTAGGTTCTGCGATAAGAGTATGTCCTGCGTTTCCACTGCCGTTGGAAGCAAAGTATCCTACATCGAATACCCCTCCTGAGGCAACGGTGATGCTAACAGGCACTAGTGGATTCCCATTATTGGTCATCAAGTAGTATGCATCGGCCACATTGAGCGTACCACCCACCCAGACAGATCCTCCCGCATTGTGGAAGCCACTGATAGGGTTCGAGCCATCAATACCCATGTCACCCATGACGTTGACCGTTACCCCAGGCGAGATGATGATATTGAAATGATTGGATCCACCGTCCAGGTTTGGACGGTCATTGTACAGTCCATTGGCATTCCAGTGAATGGATACGTCCATGTCGAAGGTGAGATCACACACCCCGGCCAGACTGTTTACATTGCTCTTTCTGATACGGGCACAATTGAAAGTTCCAGTGCCTTTGATGCTATGCGATCCCGGTTCGAAATCAAATCCAATTCCGGTACCTACATTGGTGCCTGCGCCATTTCCTATCTCACCATCGCAGGTGATATCACCATGGAGATATAGATAGCGCAGAAAGCCGGTGAAACCATCATCATCCGACATCAATTGTGCGCCATTCTCCACGATGAGATTCTTGAAAGTGGCTCCAGATCCAGCACCTATGTATTCTACAATATGAGGAGATTGAATGATCAAGGAAGAGGAGTCTTGGAAAGGGAACATCCTATAAGTCA
Above is a genomic segment from Flavobacteriales bacterium containing:
- a CDS encoding T9SS type A sorting domain-containing protein; translation: MKLTRTIIYSILGLSLTCSFTGYSQLNVTTVNTDYTINFDATVPNVNVGAFDGSGLFPFPAAGKLNSNAWEILGMSDPGGTYGGFWNSGDYARGIVVSTNPTTGGIYAYSGGGPTGRALGIQPTDLDMTPGSIELRCINNTGQIIHTVDLDYELFYRNWSINAPNDRANTFNGILRTENMGTYTDLTGGQVGPATLQFTSPGMRTNTTLVQVPMTYSFSGVAIEPGEYFYIRWETDDFSGGGDRDEFVIDDIVINVQATDSLVFYTQNTGVQSSTVGSSTTVQWSTLPVGNVTYRMFPFQDSSSLIIQSPHIVEYIGAGSGATFKNLIVENGAQLMSDDDGFTGFLRYLYLHGDITCDGEIGNGAGTNVGTGIGFDFEPGSHSIKGTGTFNCARIRKSNVNSLAGVCDLTFDMDVSIHWNANGLYNDRPNLDGGSNHFNIIISPGVTVNVMGDMGIDGSNPISGFHNAGGSVWVGGTLNVADAYYLMTNNGNPLVPVSITVASGGVFDVGYFASNGSGNAGHTLIAEPNSLIEISDRSAGGQTWLNNSFTNNSFDLQPNSTIRYSMANNQPVLQGLSYENLIVTGSGFKSVLPASGDLVVHGDLTIGGSAVLNPNNQDLVVSGSWTNYLEGGFTDPGVEVLFDNATGNTTISCGGTELFDHVIFGSNCGTEVTNTRTYENDWQRGDGNNGFFGNWELNVTSGDENENGHFIGDSTTNGDGDNTGDGDLGNNVISVYANNGNTASAVLPFTQSMSTGSSFSIQMDNGGIDPGGTVGFGLQNASDENLWEFYFLGGDASYTVNASGGPSATTLPYTDEGLSVDISMTGPNTFDVTVTLFDGGATWTGSSTLINPPGGQIPSQLRVFNYNAGAGTPNDTYFNYITLCHGPGTIDLNTDVDGYGPMELYCRVNLNGNDVLFRNPPLTLGPNEESYFVSEDILHQGTISASINSYSLPVTFPFGTDDDIPIYTEFDLNSGNAGVVTMATYRTPANNLPWPSAPTAVNNLNSTTGLLPDNRDATADRFWSITSTNSVFDANMTLSITDSELPISPYDSPISLVAQRYDENIASGSWRPPLIGQSSVGGTFSANTISVFVPNVTQLSPWAVASIPSPLPVELLSFEGDAVKEGIELTWSTATEVNNSGFALRRFTESQIEKEIAFIPGNGNSSAPLEYRHIDPEPEYGWNYYRLFQYDYDGTIHDEGLVSVWWDGESADQGYEYQWVNGGLLIQNMHDRSLGDISLYDATGKLLYSQREADSRCLIPIPRTGGVYILHLLQEGKHFTERLVDIRP